A single window of Culicoides brevitarsis isolate CSIRO-B50_1 chromosome 3, AGI_CSIRO_Cbre_v1, whole genome shotgun sequence DNA harbors:
- the LOC134833112 gene encoding phospholipid-transporting ATPase ABCA1-like, whose product MNSTKYSIVNNNGSQAAGSKNMTTKWEKFCLLMWKNFLLQWRHKIQTLLEIFIPALFSMLVVMIRSLVDPDVYDEATIYKPLGLSSMRELTKIPKFQLKFFKEINDRFKKQGLDNINFEMVYSPKNPVLENFVQRVRKNIFDFPLIGDETVKGLDNATALESYMVSKNPLVGLEMDDAYQNITQMPTVLKYAIRLPGELRTTFGPMWANWRTDFLFPFIQQGGARNKEYDDGGVPPGYYRESFLTLQNAVFKTFANITAGDANTTLPENFIRRFPYPPFTGDPLLQAMERMLSIFILLSFVYPCINMVKFITIEKEKQLKESMKIMGLPNWLHWSAWFVKCFIYLFFATLVMLVLMKAHWYSNMNVTVFTHSGFFVLWFYLMVYGVATIMFCFLLSVFFSKANTAAAVAGLLWFVTYAPFSLTIQRYDSVTFGQKIAASFFSNAAMGFGFLLILRHEGNTEGLQWSNLFEQVNIEDDYTVGHTVVMMLVSSVIYFVLALYVEKVLPGEFGVAEPWYFPFTRTFWCGEPGFQGIEDINSPVLNGEDEVDVETEPIGKHAGIETKGLRKVYRNKKTAVKGLTLKMFDDEITVLLGHNGAGKTTTMAMLTGMIPPTAGNAIVNGFDIRKNLNAVRNSLGICFQHNVLFDELTVAEHIEFFARLKGLRKHEIKDEIQHYVELLQLQDKINAQAHTLSGGMQRKLSIGIALCANSKVVLCDEPTSGVDPSARRALWDLLLAEKKGRTILLSTHFMDEADILGDRIAIMNEGALKAVGSPFYLKKRYGTGYRLVIAKNKACETPKVTQLLQKYVTDIEVKTDIGSELSYQLYTKDSAIFKDMLKDLEENSEELKLNSYGISMATLEEVFMSIGTDEQKNGTAENGNGHIPNGHATVVDIEKKLVPEVDLVTGSKLLLYQIQGLFAKKILHTRRHFVLMFLQNLIPVTFLIICIVIVRSWGGNKDLPALNLVPEKYDPTVTLLEQNSSWSYDDFSNSIILYYQKLIQRNPSQQEFIKAGQDMNAYYLKISREKIARVNKRYMFGASINKSHITAWFNNQPYHTAPISLGLVHNATLMALCENDTCGIDITNKPLPYRLETRFDMMQAGNNLGFQLAFNVGFAMSFVAAFYVIFYIKERISRSKLLQFVSGVNIASYWITGFLWDYFTFFCTAVISLLTIFVFQETGWSTVPEMGRCLLVLMCFIWAVLPFTYLASLLFTAPATGFTRLSIIYIFSGVAVFTVVFTMSFEGFKLKDTADLFTNIFLIFPHFALSDSLSNLNILNTVISVCDKRCSLLPNCKMEELCKAHPLFARCCERNFFKWDDPGIGKNLFYMILTGITTFTILLMHEYRIFEMIFYKGVHLYKGPPIPETEDDILDQDVKDEKNRINAMEPEQIVSTNLVLKNMTKFYNRLLAVNQTCVGVAENECFGLLGINGAGKSSTFKMLCGDEKISYGEAYVQGASLKTNMKEVYKRIGYCPQFDATIDELTGRETLRIFSLFRGVPKNRIDEITLTLANELNYTRHLDKKVREYSGGNKRKLSTSIALLGRPSVILLDEPTTGMDPLAKRNFWNAICKIRDQGKTIVLTTHSIEEAEALCTRLCIMVNGEFKCLGSSQHLKSKFSQGYVLTVKVGRKRQSSPDRASSSINNNTENSTLVYDLIELNAIKEFVKTKFPLSILKEEYQGLLTYHIPLAALKWYELFGILEEAKSDASLNIEDYSIGQTSMEQVFLSFTKYQREDNLVK is encoded by the exons atgaattcaaCGAAATATTCCATAGTGAATAATAATGGCAGTCAAG CTGCTGGCTCCAAAAACATGACAACAAAATGggagaaattttgtttgttaatgtGGAAGAACTTCCTGCTGCAATGGCGTCACAAAATCCAAACGCtcctcgaaatttttattcctgCCTTATTCAGCATGCTGGTTGTGATGATCCGAAGTCTCGTGGATCCCGATGTGTATGACGAGGCGACAATTTACAAGCCATTGGGGCTCAGTAGCATGCgtgaattgacaaaaattccgaaatttcagttgaaattcttcaaagaaattaatgaTCGCTTTAAGAAACAAGGTTTGGACAATATTAACTTTGAAATGGTTTATTCGCCGAAAAATCCTGTGTTGGAAAATTTCGTGCAACGAGTTaggaagaatatttttgactttcccCTCATTGGCGACGAGACAGTTAAGGGTTTGGATAATGCGACAGCTCTCGAAAGTTACATGGTGAGCAAAAATCCGTTGGTTGGACTTGAAATGGATGATGCGTATCAGAATATTACGCAGATGCCGACTGTTTTGAAATACGCAATTCGACTTCCGGGTGAATTACGGACGACTTTTGGGCCGATGTGGGCAAATTGGCGAACGGACTTTTTGTTTCCTTTTATTCAACAAGGCGGCGCGAGGAATAAAGAGTATGATGATGGAGGAGTGCCGCCCGGATATTACAGAGAATCCTTTTTGACATTGCAAAATGCCGTTTTTAAGACTTTTGCGAATATCACAGCTGGCGATGCTAATACCACACTGCCTGAGAATTTTATaaga CGTTTTCCGTACCCTCCATTCACGGGCGACCCCTTATTACAAGCCATGGAACGAATGCTGTCAATTTTCATCCTCCTGTCCTTCGTCTATCCCTGCATCAACATGGTCAAATTCATCACAATCGAGAAGGAAAAGCAACTTAAAGAGTCAATGAAGATCATGGGCCTCCCAAATTGGTTGCATTGGAGTGCGTGGTTCGTCAAATGCTTTATTTACCTCTTTTTTGCCACACTCGTCATGTTGGTTCTCATGAAGGCGCATTGGTATTCCAACATGAATGTCACCGTTTTCACGCATTCCGGCTTTTTCGTCTTGTGGTTCTACCTGATGGTCTATGGCGTGGCAACAATCATGTTTTGCTTCCTGCTTTCCGTGTTTTTTTCGAAAGCAAATACCGCCGCAGCAGTCGCCGGGTTATTATGGTTCGTGACATATGCCCCGTTTTCGCTTACGATTCAAAGGTACGACAGCGTCacttttggtcaaaaaattgcAGCGAGTTTTTTCTCGAATGCCGCTATGGGATTTGGATTTTTGCTGATTTTGCGACATGAGGGCAACACCGAAGGCCTGCAATGGAGCAATTTGTTCGAACAAGTGAACATTGAGGATGACTATACGGTTGGGCATACTGTCGTAATGATGCTCGTGTCATCCGTGATTTACTTCGTGTTGGCATTATACGTCGAAAAAGTGCTGCCCGGCGAATTTGGCGTCGCCGAACCGTGGTATTTTCCGTTTACCCGAACGTTTTGGTGCGGCGAACCCGGATTTCAAGGCATTGAGGACATAAATTCGCCCGTTTTGAATGGCGAGGATGAAGTTGATGTCGAAACCGAGCCAATTGGGAAACATGCGGGCATTGAAACAAAAGGCCTGCGAAAAGTCTATCGAAATAAAAAGACAGCTGTTAAAGGATTGACCTTGAAAATGTTCGATGATGAGATCACAGTGCTTCTCGGACACAATGGCGCGGGAAAAACCACAACAATGGCAATGTTAACGGGAATGATACCCCCGACAGCGGGAAATGCGATCGTTAATGGCTTCGATAtccgtaaaaatttgaatgccGTGAGGAATTCGCTTGGAATTTGTTTCCAACATAACGTTTTGTTCGATGAATTGACAGTTGCGGAGCACATTGAGTTCTTTGCGCGTCTAAAAGGACTCCGGAAACACGAAATTAAGGACGAAATTCAACATTACGTTGAATTATTGCAATTACAGGACAAAATAAACGCCCAAGCTCATACACTATCCGGCGGGATGCAACGAAAATTGTCCATTGGCATCGCTTTGTGTGCGAATTCGAAGGTTGTTTTGTGCGATGAGCCCACTTCCGGTGTCGATCCGAGTGCAAGACGTGCCTTATGGGATTTACTACTTGCCGAGAAGAAAGGACGAACGATTTTGCTGAGTACGCATTTTATGGATGAAGCGGATATCTTGGGGGATCGCATCGCGATTATGAACGAAGGCGCGTTAAAAGCTGTTGGATCGccattttacttgaaaaaacgCTATGGAACGGGATATCGCTTGgtaattgctaaaaataagGCCTGTGAAACTCCAAAAGTCACGCAATTGCTGCAAAAGTACGTCACAGATATTGAAGTTAAAACCGACATCGGTAGTGAGCTGAGTTATCAACTTTATACAAAAGATTCCGccatttttaaagatatgCTGAAAGATTTGGAGGAAAATTCAGAAGAACTTAAACTCAACAGTTATGGCATCTCAATGGCTACTTTGGAGGAAGTTTTCATGTCAATCGGTACGGATGAACAAAAGAACGGAACTGCTGAAAATGGCAATGGGCACATCCCAAATGGACATGCGACAGTTGTTGATATTGAAAAGAAGCTCGTGCCTGAAGTGGATTTAGTTACAGGCTCAAAATTGCTTCTTTATCAAATTCAAGGGTTGTTtgcgaagaaaattttgcataCGAGACGACATTTTGTTCTGATGTTCTTGCAAAATTTGATTCCCGTcacttttttgatcatttgtaTTGTGATAGTGCGTTCGTGGGGCGGCAATAAGGATCTGCCAGCGTTAAATTTGGTGCCGGAAAAGTACGATCCAACTGTCACGTTGCTCGAGCAGAATAGTTCGTGGAGTTATGATGACTTTTCGaacag CATTATCCTCTACTACCAGAAGCTAATCCAGCGAAATCCGTCGCAACAAGAATTCATCAAGGCTGGTCAAGACATGAACGCTTATTATCTAAAGATATCCCGTGAAAAAATCGCTCGTGTCAACAAACGTTACATGTTCGGCGCAAGTATCAACAAGTCTCACATCACGGCATGGTTCAACAATCAACCGTATCACACGGCACCCATCAGCTTGGGATTAGTGCATAACGCAACGCTAATGGCATTGTGTGAAAATGACACCTGCGGCATCGATATCACGAACAAACCTCTCCCATATCGCCTGGAAACGCGTTTCGACATGATGCAGGCGGGCAACAACCTTGGATTTCAACTGGCTTTTAACGTGGGTTTCGCAATGTCATTTGTGGCGGCGTTTTATGTCATCTTTTACATCAAAGAACGGATTTCGCGGAGCAAACTTTTGCAATTTGTCAGTGGCGTGAATATCGCTTCGTACTGGATCACGGGATTTTTATGGGATTATTTCACGTTTTTCTGCACGGCTGTCATCTCGTTACtaacaattttcgtttttcaagaAACGGGATGGTCGACAGTGCCCGAGATGGGTCGATGTTTGCTTGTGCTGATGTGCTTCATATGGGCCGTGTTACCCTTCACTTACCTCGCTTCGTTGCTATTTACCGCCCCCGCTACTGGATTTACGCGTTTGAGCATCATTTACATCTTTTCGGGAGTTGCCGTGTTCACAGTTGTCTTCACCATGAGCTTCGAAGGATTCAAATTGAAAGACACCGCCGACTTATTTACGaatattttcctcatttttccacattttgcCTTGAGTGACAGCTTAAGCAACTTAAATATCCTCAATACGGTCATCTCGGTGTGTGATAAACGTTGCTCCTTACTCCCAAACTGCAAAATGGAGGAACTCTGTAAGGCACATCCGCTTTTCGCGCGTTGCTGTGaacgaaatttcttcaaatggGACGATCCCGGCATCGGCAAGAACCTTTTTTACATGATCCTGACCGGAATAACGACATTTACGATATTGCTGATGCACGAATATCGCATTTTTGAGATGATTTTCTACAAAGGAGTGCATTTATACAAAGGACCACCGATTCCCGAGACGGAGGACGACATCCTCGATCAAGATgtgaaagacgaaaaaaatcgcattaacGCGATGGAGCCCGAACAAATCGTTTCAACGAATTTAGTGctgaaaaatatgacaaaattcTACAATCGCTTATTGGCTGTTAACCAAACTTGTGTCGGAGTCGCCGAAAATGAGTGTTTCGGGCTGTTGGGCATTAATGGAGCCGGCAAGTCAAGTACCTTCAAAATGCTCTGTGGAGACGAGAAAATTTCGTATGGCGAGGCTTATGTGCAAGGCGCGAGTTTAAAGACGAATATGAAGGAGGTTTACAAGCGAATTGGGTATTGCCCGCAATTTGATGCGACAATAGATGAACTCACAGGACGAGAAACCTTGAGAATTTTCTCGCTATTCCGAGGAGTGCCGAAAAATCGAATTGATGAAATAACGTTGACCTTGGCGAATGAGCTGAATTACACAAGACATTTGGATAAAAAGGTCCGTGAGTACAGCGGAGGGAATAAACGGAAGTTAAGTACGTCAATAGCGCTCTTGGGACGCCCAAGTGTCATCTTGTTGG atgaaCCAACTACAGGCATGGATCCGCTGGCTAAACGTAATTTCTGGAATGCAATTTGTAAGATACGGGATCAAGGAAAGACAATTGTACTTACTACTCATAGTATTGAAGAAGCAGAAGCCct gtgtaCTCGCCTTTGTATAATGGTAAATGGCGAATTCAAGTGCTtggg ttcatcCCAACATCTCAAAAGCAAATTCTCACAAGGATACGTCCTCACAGTGAAAGTAGGGCGTAAAAGACAATCGTCCCCGGATCGTGCCTCGTCCTCTATCAACAATAACACCGAAAATAGTACTTTAGTTTATGATTTAATCGAATTGAATGCCATTAAGGAGTTTGTTAAGACGAAATTTCCTTTATCGATactcaa agAAGAGTATCAAGGACTCCTAACGTACCATATTCCCTTAGCTGCCTTGAAATGGTACGAGCTCTTTGGAATTCTTGAAGAAGCAAAAAGTGATGCAAGCCTAAATATTGAAGATTATTCAATTGGACAAACGTCAATGGAGCAAGTCTTTTTGTCGTTTACCAAGTATCAACGGGAAGACAATCTCGTCAAGtga
- the LOC134833123 gene encoding neo-calmodulin-like, producing the protein MSASETPGHGFTEEEVSEFREAFAMYDKNRSGTITTKQLGACFRSLGQNPTESEVQDYINDVDGADGNGLIDFPTFLTMMAHRNRDCDTVEEMREAFRVFDRDNLGYIPVKEIRFVISNLNVKLTQAELEELVGAVDIDGNGQVTFEEFKKMITPK; encoded by the exons atgtcAGCTTCTGAAACACCTGGGCACGGCTTTACCGAAGAGGAAGTCTCGGAATTCCGTGAGGCATTTGCCATGTACGACAAAAACCGATCTGGCACAATTACGACAAAACAGCTTGGAGCATGCTTCCGTTCATTAGGACAAAATCCAACGGAAAGCGAAGTGCAGGATTACATAAATGACGTTGACGGAGCTGATGGCAATG GTTTAATTGATTTTCCCACATTTCTCACGATGATGGCACACAGAAATCGCGATTGTGACACCGTTGAAGAGATGCGCGAAGCTTTTCGTGTCTTCGATCGCGATAACTTGGGATACATTCCCGTGAAGGAAATCCGTTTTGTCATCTCCAACTTGAACGTGAAACTAACTCAGGCCGAACTGGAAGAGCTCGTTGGTGCTGTTGACATCGATGGCAATGGACAGGTGACGTTCGAGGAGTTTAAGAAGATGATCACCCCAAAATAA